One genomic segment of Rubeoparvulum massiliense includes these proteins:
- a CDS encoding class I SAM-dependent methyltransferase — protein MDQQDTSFTVEAFATLWQEEQNDRPEQEKFWNFRSTRYNQHVKRTKEDPNWDKLYAWLSDLGGIQPSFNVLDIGCGPGKFAVNFAKRDHAVTALDISEGMLEKAKANSSEAGVAQQIQFIHAPWEQLTPADLGSDGFDLVFASKTPGISSLEAIAKMNQVSRHGCFYSNFVYKRNPLQNRLRSLLGLPEKTYREGDAVYATFNVLWLEGYYPALQYLERDWEIEWQLDEAIEYFTLYFEAEQEHPLSADQQNRLQSALQQDAAQHQGVVLEQVQSKLAWMYWNVKR, from the coding sequence TTGGACCAACAAGATACATCATTTACTGTAGAAGCATTCGCCACCCTCTGGCAGGAAGAACAGAATGATCGACCGGAGCAGGAGAAGTTTTGGAACTTCCGCTCCACCCGCTATAATCAACATGTGAAACGGACCAAGGAAGACCCAAACTGGGATAAGCTCTATGCTTGGCTTTCCGATTTAGGAGGCATCCAACCCAGCTTCAATGTGCTGGATATCGGCTGTGGCCCTGGTAAATTTGCTGTGAATTTTGCGAAGCGCGATCACGCGGTAACCGCATTAGATATCTCCGAAGGAATGTTAGAGAAGGCCAAGGCCAATAGTAGTGAGGCTGGTGTCGCTCAACAAATTCAGTTCATCCATGCACCCTGGGAGCAGTTGACGCCTGCTGATCTAGGTAGCGATGGCTTCGATCTCGTCTTCGCTTCGAAGACACCAGGGATCTCCAGCTTAGAAGCGATTGCGAAGATGAATCAGGTAAGCAGGCATGGCTGCTTCTATAGCAACTTCGTCTATAAGCGGAATCCCTTACAGAATCGACTGCGCTCTCTCCTTGGACTTCCTGAGAAGACGTACCGTGAAGGGGATGCCGTCTATGCCACCTTCAATGTTCTCTGGCTAGAAGGTTACTATCCTGCCTTGCAATATTTAGAGCGGGATTGGGAGATTGAGTGGCAGCTGGACGAAGCTATAGAGTACTTCACCCTCTACTTCGAAGCCGAACAGGAGCACCCTCTATCGGCAGATCAGCAAAACCGCCTACAATCAGCACTACAACAAGATGCAGCACAGCACCAAGGCGTGGTATTAGAGCAGGTTCAATCAAAGCTGGCATGGATGTACTGGAATGTGAAGAGATAG